From Nerophis lumbriciformis linkage group LG09, RoL_Nlum_v2.1, whole genome shotgun sequence, one genomic window encodes:
- the sowahaa gene encoding ankyrin repeat domain-containing protein SOWAHA, which translates to MLSQESVLSILQSAGGCVKKSELVSLFKDLVDCDDPAEKTRNRELFKAFVNNVAYVKESEGVRYVVLRKSHREGLPEDREDREDPEGKKEGPQGEDKTTGLLSPFEIALRKSKEDSRLKEQRRLGSTVKPFALPLRMPPMDVRVDPPEDPLRTKRRPLSEELKDTRILSSVPLDQDEHEWLVKCASGHWSQVYGLLLRDRQLVHKRDFVSGFTALHWAAKHGNGEMLEKLVDVGVDVDVDARTRGGYTALHVAGLHKQDFILVTLVEKYGADVRIRDNAGKRAYHYLHHDTSEAIREMLGAPRVQQADHDKDEPFQDSSKGRHSISRLFHPHVRTHRRGHKSRLSFFSLSDDTAVNEREDEVVSHKVLLDVFE; encoded by the coding sequence atgctgaGCCAAGAGAGCGTCCTGTCGATTCTTCAATCAGCGGGGGGCTGCGTGAAGAAGTCTGAGCTGGTCTCTCTCTTTAAAGACTTGGTGGACTGCGACGATCCGGCGGAGAAGACCCGGAACAGAGAACTCTTTAAGGCTTTTGTCAACAACGTGGCCTACGTGAAGGAGAGCGAGGGTGTCCGGTATGTGGTGCTCAGGAAGTCTCATCGCGAAGGTCTGCCGGAGGACCGGGAGGACCGGGAGGACCCAGAGGGCAAAAAGGAGGGTCCACAAGGTGAGGACAAGACAACCGGACTGCTGTCTCCTTTTGAGATTGCGTTGCGGAAAAGCAAAGAAGATTCACGTCTTAAAGAGCAGAGGAGGCTCGGTTCCACGGTCAAACCCTTTGCTTTGCCTCTGAGGATGCCCCCCATGGACGTAAGAGTGGACCCCCCTGAAGACCCCTTAAGAACCAAAAGGAGACCATTGTCGGAGGAGCTAAAAGACACCAGAATCTTGTCTTCGGTTCCTCTAGATCAGGACGAGCACGAGTGGCTGGTCAAGTGCGCCTCGGGTCACTGGAGTCAGGTCTACGGCCTCCTGCTGAGGGACCGCCAGCTGGTCCACAAGCGGGACTTTGTGTCGGGCTTCACCGCCTTGCACTGGGCCGCCAAGCACGGCAACGGCGAGATGCTGGAGAAGCTGGTGGACGTGGGCGTGGACGTGGACGTGGACGCCCGGACGCGCGGCGGCTACACGGCCTTGCACGTGGCCGGCTTGCACAAGCAGGACTTCATTCTGGTCACGCTGGTGGAGAAATACGGCGCCGACGTGCGGATACGGGACAACGCCGGCAAGAGGGCGTACCACTATCTGCACCACGACACCTCGGAGGCCATCAGGGAGATGTTAGGGGCACCTAGAGTCCAGCAGGCGGACCACGACAAGGACGAGCCGTTTCAGGACTCGTCTAAGGGCCGCCATTCCATAAGCCGCCTCTTCCATCCCCACGTGAGGACGCACAGGAGGGGCCACAAGTCCAGGCTCTCGTTCTTCTCGCTAAGCGACGATACAGCCGTCAATGAACGGGAAGACGAGGTCGTCAGCCACAAGGTTCTATTGGACGTTTTCGAGTGA